The Chryseobacterium indicum genome includes a window with the following:
- a CDS encoding winged helix-turn-helix transcriptional regulator, with translation MTFEEFKNCGLRKTLDMISGKWKPLILSNLFEEKEVRFVELWRKMPKVSKKVLAEQLKQMEEDHIIQRVEVYNFPPEVYYKLTERAKKLGPILDELHQWGNEHQKI, from the coding sequence ATGACATTTGAAGAATTTAAAAACTGCGGACTGAGAAAAACGCTGGACATGATCTCCGGAAAGTGGAAACCGCTTATTTTATCGAATCTTTTTGAGGAAAAAGAAGTCCGTTTTGTGGAATTATGGCGAAAAATGCCTAAAGTTTCTAAAAAAGTTCTGGCAGAACAACTCAAACAAATGGAGGAAGATCATATCATTCAACGGGTTGAAGTCTACAATTTTCCTCCGGAAGTATATTATAAATTAACGGAAAGAGCCAAAAAACTAGGTCCTATCCTCGATGAACTTCACCAATGGGGAAACGAACATCAAAAGATTTAA
- the bioD gene encoding dethiobiotin synthase has product MNIELEIQNMNQKKLFVTGIGTEVGKTVCSAVLTKYFEAEYWKPVQSGDLDYCDTMKIKDWVGKHTVCHPERYRFKLAASPHQSAKEEGILIDLNEFKLPETQNHLIIEGAGGLMVPLNDKEFIIDLIEKLNIPVALVVKNYLGCINHTLLSVLVLNQKKIKLNYLILNGNFPPDTERVICENIPQETEILRIPDLESITEESIKNIAKQLEKIES; this is encoded by the coding sequence ATGAACATTGAATTAGAAATACAAAATATGAATCAGAAAAAACTCTTCGTCACAGGAATCGGGACTGAAGTCGGGAAAACGGTTTGTTCGGCGGTTTTAACCAAATATTTTGAGGCAGAGTATTGGAAACCGGTTCAGTCCGGAGATCTGGATTACTGTGATACGATGAAAATTAAAGACTGGGTAGGAAAGCATACGGTTTGCCATCCGGAAAGATATCGTTTTAAATTGGCCGCATCACCGCATCAATCAGCAAAGGAAGAAGGAATTCTGATTGATCTGAATGAATTTAAACTTCCTGAAACGCAGAATCATTTAATCATAGAAGGAGCGGGAGGATTGATGGTTCCGCTGAATGATAAAGAATTTATTATTGATTTAATTGAAAAGCTGAACATTCCCGTCGCTTTGGTTGTGAAGAATTATTTAGGCTGCATTAATCATACATTGTTGTCTGTTTTAGTTTTAAACCAAAAGAAAATTAAACTGAACTATTTAATTCTCAACGGAAATTTTCCACCGGATACGGAAAGGGTTATTTGTGAAAATATTCCACAGGAAACTGAAATTCTAAGAATTCCTGACCTTGAAAGTATAACAGAAGAAAGTATAAAAAATATTGCAAAACAATTAGAAAAAATAGAATCATGA
- the bioA gene encoding adenosylmethionine--8-amino-7-oxononanoate transaminase gives MNLQERDRAVNWHPYTQMKTAEDAIPIVKGSGIYLYDEDGKKYIDAVASWWVTLHGHANPYIAQRVSEQLNTMEQVIFAGFTHEPAIQLSENLLKLLPENQAKVFYSDNGSTAVEVALKMCIQFWHNQGKEKTKILAFKEAYHGDTFGAMSVSGRSVWTKPFGEMLFEVIFIDPPTSENIEDLKSIIKNHAEEIACFIYEPLIQGAAGMLMHKAEDLSELMKFCRKNGILMIQDEVFTGFGRTGKLFAANYLLEKPDIMCFSKGLTGGTMPMGITTSSQQIFEAFLSDDKYKTLFHGHSFTANPLACTAALASMELLLKEETLEKINAISQKHFNFSQVLKNHPKVENVRQTGTIIAWEIKNDEKTSYFNEIGKVLYREFLKRGIIMRPLGNVMYLVPPYCITPEELDFVYRNILEVLDGFSN, from the coding sequence ATGAATTTACAAGAGCGCGACAGAGCCGTCAACTGGCATCCTTACACGCAGATGAAAACGGCGGAAGATGCAATCCCGATCGTGAAAGGAAGCGGAATTTATCTTTATGATGAAGACGGAAAAAAATACATCGATGCAGTGGCTTCGTGGTGGGTTACGCTTCACGGCCATGCGAATCCGTACATTGCACAAAGAGTTTCTGAACAGTTGAATACGATGGAACAGGTTATTTTTGCGGGATTTACGCACGAACCTGCTATTCAGCTTTCTGAAAATTTACTGAAACTGCTGCCTGAAAATCAGGCGAAGGTTTTTTATTCGGATAATGGTTCTACTGCGGTGGAAGTGGCGCTGAAGATGTGTATTCAGTTCTGGCATAATCAGGGAAAAGAAAAGACGAAAATTCTGGCTTTTAAAGAAGCTTATCATGGTGATACTTTCGGAGCGATGTCGGTGAGCGGAAGAAGTGTCTGGACGAAACCTTTCGGGGAAATGCTTTTTGAAGTGATCTTTATTGATCCGCCGACTTCTGAAAATATTGAAGATTTAAAATCCATCATAAAAAATCATGCTGAAGAAATTGCTTGTTTTATTTACGAACCGCTGATTCAGGGAGCAGCAGGAATGTTGATGCACAAAGCCGAAGATTTATCAGAACTGATGAAATTTTGCAGAAAAAACGGAATTTTAATGATTCAGGATGAAGTTTTTACAGGTTTCGGAAGAACCGGAAAGCTGTTTGCGGCAAATTATCTTTTGGAAAAACCGGATATTATGTGTTTTTCAAAGGGATTAACGGGAGGAACAATGCCGATGGGAATTACGACTTCTTCACAACAGATCTTCGAAGCGTTTTTGTCGGATGATAAGTATAAGACTTTGTTTCACGGTCATTCTTTTACGGCGAATCCTTTAGCGTGTACAGCGGCTTTGGCAAGTATGGAATTGCTTTTGAAAGAAGAAACGCTGGAAAAAATCAATGCAATCAGTCAGAAACATTTCAATTTTTCTCAGGTTTTAAAAAATCATCCGAAAGTTGAAAATGTAAGACAGACCGGAACGATTATCGCCTGGGAAATTAAAAATGATGAAAAAACGTCCTATTTTAACGAAATAGGTAAGGTTTTGTATCGTGAATTTTTAAAAAGAGGAATCATCATGCGTCCTTTGGGAAATGTGATGTATCTCGTTCCGCCTTACTGCATTACGCCTGAAGAACTGGATTTTGTGTATAGAAATATTCTTGAAGTTTTGGATGGCTTCAGTAATTAA
- a CDS encoding MBL fold metallo-hydrolase, producing MKLQLWRNATLLLNIDELNILIDPMLGEKGSLGQFPMVGNELLNPLIDLPFTEEELQEKLKTIDAVAVTHLHPDHWDPKAIELLDKNVPIICPEIISEQISEAGFKNVIAFNDTIQFKNIEISLTDGHHGTGEIEEQMGVVHGFVFKNAEQSVYIVGDSIWCEEVEQAIKKHQPEHIVVAGGAATFVVGDPIVMNTNDILKVCESAPNSKIWVTHLESVSHAKENRKFIKEKIKENGLEERCFVLNDGEETELGA from the coding sequence ATGAAATTACAATTATGGCGAAATGCAACGTTGCTTTTAAATATTGATGAATTGAACATTTTAATTGATCCGATGTTAGGTGAAAAAGGTTCTTTGGGACAATTTCCGATGGTAGGCAATGAATTATTGAATCCGTTAATTGATCTACCTTTCACTGAAGAAGAACTGCAGGAAAAATTAAAAACGATTGATGCGGTAGCCGTTACACATCTTCATCCCGATCATTGGGATCCGAAAGCGATTGAGCTTTTAGATAAAAACGTACCCATTATTTGTCCTGAAATCATTTCCGAACAGATTTCTGAAGCAGGATTTAAAAATGTGATTGCTTTTAACGATACAATACAGTTTAAAAATATTGAAATTTCTTTGACGGACGGACATCATGGAACAGGGGAAATTGAAGAACAAATGGGTGTAGTTCATGGGTTTGTCTTTAAAAATGCTGAGCAGTCTGTTTATATTGTCGGCGACAGTATTTGGTGTGAAGAAGTGGAACAGGCAATTAAAAAACATCAGCCGGAACACATTGTTGTTGCAGGAGGAGCCGCAACTTTTGTCGTGGGAGATCCGATTGTGATGAACACTAATGATATTTTGAAAGTCTGTGAATCTGCGCCGAATTCAAAAATCTGGGTAACACATCTTGAAAGTGTAAGTCATGCAAAAGAAAACAGAAAATTTATTAAAGAAAAAATTAAGGAGAATGGTTTGGAAGAAAGATGTTTTGTGCTGAATGACGGTGAAGAAACTGAATTAGGTGCTTAA
- a CDS encoding IS4 family transposase, which yields MFLRHSTKYTNTSQDYKIIELDSVLEHNFETKINKARLKFISLLILALCKVKTVNYLSLANAFDSNATAESSFRRIQRFMANFDLPMKLISGFIFNILPEKENLVLVLDRTNWKFGSSNINILMLGICYKNIAIPIMFRTLDKRGNSDTTERIELIRQFITWFGRDCINCLLADREFVGHHWLEFLNKNNIRYYIRLRKNFKVFCFDRNQEKPVFWLFNKLKKGEFYHHPKIVKINDVLCYVSGVKGFDKEGKLDTLILVSFNKPEESWEYYKKRWQIETLFKAFKSSGFNIESTHVTDQKRLEKLFMIVMIALVWCYKIGDFVDQNIKAIKIKKHQRKALSVFKYGLNHLNNILMNRLNKMNINVLQFLSCT from the coding sequence ATGTTTCTCAGGCATTCAACTAAGTATACCAATACCAGTCAAGATTATAAAATTATAGAATTAGATTCAGTTTTAGAGCATAATTTTGAAACAAAAATCAATAAAGCCCGATTGAAATTTATTTCACTTTTGATTTTAGCTTTATGTAAAGTAAAAACAGTTAATTATCTGTCTTTGGCTAATGCTTTTGACAGTAATGCCACAGCGGAAAGTTCCTTCCGGAGAATACAAAGGTTTATGGCAAATTTTGATTTGCCCATGAAGTTGATTTCCGGTTTTATATTTAATATTTTGCCTGAAAAGGAAAATCTGGTTTTGGTGCTGGATCGTACTAACTGGAAGTTTGGAAGTTCCAATATCAATATCCTGATGCTTGGAATCTGCTATAAAAATATTGCTATTCCAATCATGTTCAGAACATTAGATAAAAGAGGTAATTCTGATACCACAGAAAGAATAGAATTAATAAGACAGTTCATCACCTGGTTTGGCAGGGATTGTATTAATTGCTTACTGGCGGACAGAGAATTTGTAGGGCATCACTGGCTGGAGTTTTTAAACAAAAACAACATAAGGTATTATATTCGGCTAAGGAAAAACTTCAAGGTATTTTGCTTTGATAGAAATCAGGAAAAACCTGTGTTTTGGCTGTTTAACAAATTAAAGAAAGGCGAGTTTTATCATCATCCGAAAATAGTGAAAATCAACGATGTTCTATGCTATGTATCTGGTGTGAAGGGGTTTGACAAAGAGGGTAAATTAGATACTTTAATTCTGGTTTCCTTTAATAAACCAGAAGAATCTTGGGAGTATTATAAAAAAAGATGGCAGATAGAAACTCTTTTTAAAGCTTTTAAAAGCAGCGGATTTAATATTGAAAGCACACATGTGACTGACCAGAAGAGATTAGAAAAATTATTTATGATCGTAATGATAGCCTTAGTTTGGTGTTACAAGATTGGTGATTTTGTAGATCAGAATATTAAAGCCATAAAAATAAAAAAACACCAAAGAAAAGCCTTAAGTGTTTTTAAATATGGGTTAAATCATCTCAACAACATACTTATGAATAGGTTAAATAAAATGAATATCAATGTATTACAATTTTTGTCATGTACTTAG
- a CDS encoding DUF421 domain-containing protein: MLSVFLLQLDWKELLMGHEEWSFILEIILRTAIMFITIIIGLRVLGKRGVKQLSIFELVVIIGLGSAAGDPMFNKDVGIISSFIVFAVIIFLYTIVTYFIAKNKKIEQLIEGKSICLIENGEFSIENFKKENLGSDEFFAELRLKGISQLGQIESAIEEISGEISVFYFEDERVKYGLPIMPDSLDHPLKTIVHPGFYSCTFCGHTEEKHKGMAGNCNKCKKDEWIASSNKKRVT, encoded by the coding sequence ATGCTATCCGTATTTCTGTTACAATTAGACTGGAAAGAGCTCTTAATGGGACACGAAGAATGGTCTTTTATTCTGGAAATTATTCTCCGCACCGCCATTATGTTCATCACGATCATTATCGGATTAAGAGTTTTGGGAAAGAGGGGAGTAAAGCAGCTTTCAATATTCGAACTGGTGGTTATTATCGGACTTGGTTCTGCAGCGGGAGATCCAATGTTTAATAAAGATGTCGGAATTATTTCATCCTTTATCGTATTTGCGGTTATTATTTTTCTGTACACTATTGTAACATATTTTATCGCAAAAAATAAGAAAATCGAACAGCTTATTGAGGGAAAATCCATCTGTCTGATCGAAAACGGAGAATTTTCCATTGAAAATTTTAAAAAAGAAAATCTGGGGAGTGATGAATTTTTTGCCGAATTAAGATTAAAAGGAATTTCCCAACTTGGGCAGATTGAAAGTGCCATTGAAGAAATTTCCGGAGAAATCAGTGTGTTTTATTTCGAGGATGAAAGGGTAAAATACGGACTTCCGATTATGCCGGATTCTCTGGATCATCCTTTGAAAACGATTGTTCATCCGGGATTTTATTCCTGCACGTTTTGCGGACATACGGAAGAAAAACACAAAGGTATGGCTGGAAACTGCAATAAATGTAAAAAAGATGAATGGATAGCTTCGAGCAATAAAAAACGCGTTACCTGA
- a CDS encoding helix-turn-helix domain-containing protein translates to MIYSLNNKQTGSECRLFVHPELFDRNFYGKDREKKLLTIAWNKGEDQKVIIDGIEYIFTSGTILCLMVNQSFQFEDSSRIVAWQFNRDFYCIETHDEEVSCVGFLFYGSADIMFIAVDEKDHEKLSFLQSIFIEEFQEIDGIQEDMIRMLIKRLIIIITRLGKKQFLKEELPEVKLDIIRSFNLLVEKNYKTQHTVKFYADQLYKSPKTLSNLFRLYNSQSPSSVIQQRIFLEAKRLLLFTDKSVKEITYELGFEDLSYFSNFFKRLSGNTPVSFKKNKPVKK, encoded by the coding sequence ATGATTTATTCTTTAAATAATAAACAGACCGGCTCCGAATGCCGGCTTTTTGTACATCCGGAATTATTCGACCGGAATTTTTACGGGAAAGACCGCGAGAAAAAGCTGCTTACCATTGCCTGGAATAAGGGCGAAGATCAAAAAGTAATAATCGATGGGATTGAATATATTTTTACCTCAGGAACTATTCTTTGTCTTATGGTCAATCAGTCTTTTCAGTTTGAAGATTCTTCCAGAATTGTTGCATGGCAGTTTAACAGGGATTTTTACTGTATTGAAACGCACGATGAAGAAGTGAGCTGTGTCGGATTTCTGTTTTACGGTTCAGCCGACATCATGTTTATTGCTGTTGACGAAAAAGATCATGAAAAATTATCATTTTTACAAAGCATTTTTATTGAGGAGTTTCAGGAGATCGACGGAATTCAGGAGGATATGATCAGAATGCTGATTAAAAGACTCATCATTATTATTACAAGACTTGGAAAAAAGCAGTTTTTAAAGGAAGAACTTCCCGAAGTAAAGCTGGATATCATCAGAAGTTTTAATCTTTTGGTGGAAAAGAACTACAAAACTCAGCATACTGTAAAATTTTATGCCGATCAGCTTTATAAATCGCCAAAGACTTTATCCAACCTATTCAGATTGTACAACAGCCAGAGTCCGTCGTCTGTTATTCAGCAGAGAATCTTTCTTGAAGCAAAGAGACTTTTACTGTTTACCGATAAATCTGTAAAAGAAATTACCTATGAACTGGGGTTTGAAGACCTGTCGTATTTCAGTAATTTTTTCAAGAGACTTTCGGGAAATACACCTGTTTCATTTAAAAAGAATAAGCCTGTAAAGAAATAA
- a CDS encoding aminotransferase class I/II-fold pyridoxal phosphate-dependent enzyme, with the protein MLNNFRHFQEALEKRKESGTLRVLKSQKEGVDFYSNDYLGLAGNKDFQQILLKKINEKPELLKGSTGSRLISGNSLTVAETEECIAKEHQYESALLFSSGYNANLALFSTLPNRHDTIIVDEKIHRSVHDACRMSNAKKLKFRHNDVDDLERILKKQIGLSYVAVESLYSMDGDIAPLKEIAKITAKYNAQLVVDEAHAFGVFGNGLVSELNLQEKVSATVVTYGKALGTHGAAILTNDLIKSYLINFASPFIYTTSAHDFLWMSIFSGYEFLKANSRLSIQLQENIKIFREQNLATPSSENSPIQSIIIPDNHQLKTLQNVLSESGFLAYAVFSPTVKEGTERLRICLHSFNTEEEILTLAGIIKEFV; encoded by the coding sequence ATGCTGAATAATTTTCGTCATTTTCAGGAAGCCTTAGAAAAAAGAAAAGAAAGCGGAACCTTACGGGTTTTAAAATCTCAAAAGGAAGGAGTGGATTTTTATTCCAACGATTATTTGGGATTGGCGGGAAATAAAGATTTTCAGCAGATTTTATTAAAAAAAATCAACGAAAAGCCGGAATTACTGAAAGGAAGTACAGGTTCCAGACTGATCAGCGGAAATAGTTTAACTGTTGCTGAAACAGAAGAATGTATAGCCAAAGAACATCAATACGAATCGGCTTTGCTTTTTTCTTCGGGATATAATGCTAATCTGGCTTTGTTTTCAACGCTTCCCAATCGACATGATACCATAATTGTGGATGAAAAAATTCATCGTTCTGTTCATGATGCATGTAGAATGTCGAATGCTAAAAAACTGAAATTCAGGCATAATGATGTTGATGATTTAGAAAGGATTCTGAAAAAGCAAATCGGACTTTCCTATGTTGCAGTTGAAAGCCTGTATTCGATGGATGGAGATATTGCTCCTTTGAAAGAGATTGCAAAAATCACAGCAAAATACAATGCTCAGTTAGTTGTGGATGAAGCTCACGCTTTCGGTGTTTTTGGAAACGGTTTGGTGAGTGAGTTGAATCTACAGGAAAAAGTTTCAGCAACGGTTGTAACCTATGGAAAAGCTTTGGGAACGCATGGTGCGGCGATTTTAACGAATGATTTAATTAAATCTTATCTCATCAATTTTGCATCCCCTTTTATCTATACAACTTCAGCGCACGATTTTCTATGGATGAGTATTTTTAGCGGATATGAATTTTTAAAAGCAAACAGTAGATTATCCATACAACTTCAGGAAAACATTAAAATTTTTCGTGAACAGAATTTAGCCACTCCGTCTTCTGAAAACAGTCCGATTCAGTCCATTATTATTCCGGATAATCATCAGTTGAAAACTTTACAGAACGTTTTATCGGAAAGTGGATTTTTAGCGTATGCGGTTTTCAGTCCAACTGTAAAAGAAGGAACGGAAAGACTGAGGATTTGTCTGCACAGTTTTAATACAGAAGAGGAAATTTTGACGTTAGCGGGTATTATTAAAGAGTTTGTTTAA
- the bioB gene encoding biotin synthase BioB yields the protein MNKNQLRNDWTKEEIEEIYNLPLLELVYKAATVHREWHNPEEVQMSTLLSIKTGGCPEDCSYCGQAARYHTNIKVQALLPTETVIEHAKKAKEGGSSRFCMAAAWREVRDNRDFDRVIDMVKGVNELGLEVCCTLGMLTEDQAKRLQEAGLYAYNHNLDTSEEYYDEIISTRTFDNRINTINNVRKAGITVCSGGIIGLGETPKDRISMLLTLATMPKHPESVPINALARVEGTPLQDNEKTNTWEMVRMIATARIVMPSSMVRLSAGRIEMTEFEQGWCFMAGANSIFTGERETLLVTPNPGVSEDMQMLQTLGLKPMMKEKTMC from the coding sequence ATGAATAAAAATCAACTAAGAAACGACTGGACGAAGGAAGAAATAGAAGAAATTTATAATCTTCCGCTTCTGGAACTTGTTTACAAAGCTGCAACAGTTCATCGTGAGTGGCATAATCCTGAAGAAGTTCAGATGTCGACCCTGCTTTCAATTAAAACAGGAGGTTGTCCGGAAGACTGTTCGTATTGCGGACAGGCAGCACGTTATCATACGAATATTAAAGTTCAGGCTTTACTGCCGACAGAAACGGTCATTGAACACGCGAAAAAAGCAAAAGAAGGCGGCTCATCGCGTTTCTGTATGGCTGCAGCGTGGAGAGAAGTGCGTGACAACCGTGATTTCGACCGTGTTATTGATATGGTAAAAGGGGTAAATGAACTTGGATTGGAAGTGTGCTGTACGTTGGGAATGTTAACGGAAGATCAGGCAAAACGCCTTCAGGAAGCAGGTTTGTATGCATACAATCACAATCTGGATACTTCTGAGGAATATTACGACGAAATTATTTCCACAAGAACGTTCGATAACAGAATCAATACGATTAATAATGTAAGAAAAGCCGGAATTACGGTTTGTTCGGGAGGAATCATCGGATTGGGAGAAACGCCAAAAGACAGGATTTCGATGCTTTTAACATTGGCAACAATGCCGAAACATCCGGAATCTGTCCCGATCAATGCATTGGCAAGAGTAGAAGGAACGCCGCTTCAGGATAATGAAAAAACAAATACCTGGGAAATGGTAAGAATGATCGCCACAGCAAGAATTGTAATGCCTTCATCAATGGTTCGTCTAAGCGCAGGAAGAATAGAAATGACTGAATTTGAGCAGGGATGGTGTTTCATGGCGGGAGCGAACTCGATCTTTACAGGGGAAAGAGAAACGCTTCTGGTAACGCCAAATCCGGGCGTTTCTGAGGATATGCAGATGTTGCAGACTTTGGGATTAAAGCCGATGATGAAAGAGAAAACGATGTGCTGA
- a CDS encoding GNAT family N-acetyltransferase — protein MHLETERLLIRDINLDDKQAIFNYRSDAEANKFQSWIPETLEDVEQFIERNNKEFNQPESWYQVLITEKDTKTVIGDIGIHFFGAENLQTELGITLNKDFKGRGYASEALKGLINFLFSDLKKHRIMASVDPENIDSLKLMERIGFRKEGHFVKSLFWKNNWTDDVIYALLREEWIKE, from the coding sequence ATGCATTTAGAAACAGAAAGATTATTGATTCGGGATATAAATTTGGACGATAAACAGGCAATTTTCAATTATCGTTCTGATGCGGAAGCCAATAAATTTCAGAGCTGGATTCCGGAAACATTGGAGGATGTTGAACAGTTTATTGAAAGAAATAATAAAGAATTCAATCAGCCGGAAAGCTGGTATCAGGTTTTAATTACGGAAAAAGATACAAAAACTGTGATCGGCGATATCGGAATTCATTTTTTTGGTGCAGAAAATTTGCAGACAGAGTTAGGAATTACTTTAAATAAAGACTTTAAGGGAAGAGGATATGCTTCTGAAGCGTTAAAAGGATTGATTAATTTTCTTTTCAGTGATCTGAAAAAACACAGAATTATGGCTTCTGTAGATCCGGAAAATATTGATTCTCTTAAACTAATGGAACGCATTGGTTTTAGAAAAGAAGGTCATTTTGTGAAAAGTCTATTCTGGAAAAACAACTGGACAGATGATGTAATCTACGCTTTGCTCCGCGAAGAATGGATTAAAGAATAA
- a CDS encoding PLP-dependent aminotransferase family protein has protein sequence MDSPVKIPYQSFIKINRNSEVSIYMQISNQLINAIQRGFLPFGTKLPGTRMLSEMLNVHRNTIVSVYEELFSQGWVESLPNKGTFIIGKDQYQFLESKNLQKIQLENYPKSTGFTFKTSNILDNPFEYSNCEYIFNDGIPDIRLTQIDQHSRIYSSILKRKAHKIGQYNQDGSEFFKENLSKYLNLSRGLPISKNNLLITRSTEMSIYIASEILLSEGDIVLVAELSYFSVNMIFQKAGVKIKSVSIDNDGINTEEVRKICQQQKVRMLYLTPHHHYPTTVTLSAQRRLELLNLANEFGFIILEDDYDYDFHYDKSPLLPLASADTNGMVIYIGSFGKSLAPGFRTGFIVAPENLMSEMRKHLGIIDRQGDILMEHVLGEMIAEGEINRYLKKSLKIYQERRDYFIHLIQENLGNYIQFEKPSGGLAVWAEWQIPINLMQLSKNCAQNNLFIPKTLLYQNKNLTAMRLGFGNLDTTEMEKSVEIITDHVKKMLH, from the coding sequence ATGGATAGTCCGGTTAAAATTCCTTATCAGAGTTTCATAAAAATCAATAGAAATTCCGAAGTTTCTATTTACATGCAGATTTCCAATCAGCTTATTAATGCCATTCAGCGCGGTTTTTTGCCATTCGGAACCAAACTTCCGGGAACAAGAATGCTGAGCGAAATGCTGAATGTTCACAGAAATACCATTGTTTCTGTTTACGAAGAACTGTTTTCTCAGGGATGGGTGGAAAGTCTTCCCAACAAAGGAACTTTTATCATCGGAAAAGACCAGTATCAGTTTTTGGAATCGAAAAATTTACAAAAAATTCAGCTCGAAAATTATCCGAAATCAACTGGATTTACCTTCAAAACATCCAATATTTTAGATAATCCTTTTGAATATTCCAATTGTGAATACATTTTTAATGACGGAATTCCCGACATCCGCTTAACTCAGATCGATCAGCATTCCAGAATTTACAGTTCTATTTTAAAAAGAAAGGCGCATAAAATCGGACAGTACAATCAGGACGGAAGTGAATTTTTTAAAGAAAATCTTTCAAAATATTTAAATTTGTCCAGAGGATTGCCCATTTCTAAAAATAATCTTCTTATTACAAGAAGCACAGAAATGAGCATTTATATTGCTTCGGAAATTCTTTTATCTGAAGGGGATATTGTTTTAGTTGCAGAACTGAGCTATTTCTCGGTGAACATGATTTTTCAAAAAGCAGGGGTGAAAATAAAATCAGTCTCCATTGACAATGACGGAATTAACACAGAAGAAGTCAGAAAAATTTGCCAACAGCAGAAAGTGAGAATGCTGTATCTTACACCGCATCATCATTATCCTACAACTGTTACGTTGAGCGCACAGCGCAGACTGGAACTGCTGAATCTTGCAAATGAATTTGGTTTTATCATTCTGGAAGACGATTACGATTATGATTTTCATTACGACAAAAGTCCGCTTCTTCCCCTTGCAAGCGCAGATACGAACGGAATGGTAATTTACATCGGTTCTTTCGGAAAATCTCTGGCTCCCGGTTTTCGGACAGGATTTATTGTTGCTCCCGAAAATCTGATGTCTGAAATGAGAAAACATCTGGGAATTATTGACAGACAGGGTGATATTTTAATGGAACACGTTTTAGGAGAAATGATCGCCGAAGGAGAAATTAACCGATATCTGAAAAAATCATTAAAAATTTATCAGGAAAGAAGAGATTATTTTATCCATCTGATTCAGGAAAACTTAGGAAATTATATACAATTCGAAAAACCGTCAGGCGGACTTGCGGTCTGGGCAGAATGGCAAATTCCCATCAATTTAATGCAGCTTTCTAAAAATTGTGCGCAAAACAATTTATTTATTCCTAAAACCTTACTTTATCAGAATAAAAATCTAACCGCCATGCGTTTAGGATTTGGAAACCTCGATACTACAGAAATGGAAAAATCGGTTGAAATAATAACGGATCATGTGAAAAAGATGCTACATTAA
- a CDS encoding carboxymuconolactone decarboxylase family protein, translating to MKNFEVPQKEQVSAANQAIFENLEKGIGFVPNLYAAFAHSENALSTYIALQSSKTSLKAKEKEVVNLVVSQFNNCLYCLSAHTAIAKMNGFTDEQIIEIRKADVSFDSKLDALAKIVQSIAENKGAISDEIKENFFKEGYTKGSLVDVIVLTGDKIITNYLFAATEVPIDWPLAKAI from the coding sequence ATGAAAAATTTTGAAGTTCCTCAAAAAGAACAAGTATCAGCAGCAAATCAGGCAATTTTTGAAAATTTAGAAAAAGGGATTGGCTTTGTCCCAAATCTGTATGCAGCTTTTGCCCATTCGGAAAATGCCCTTTCAACGTATATTGCATTACAAAGCTCTAAAACTTCCTTAAAAGCGAAGGAGAAAGAAGTGGTAAATCTTGTGGTAAGCCAGTTCAATAACTGTTTATACTGTTTAAGTGCTCATACAGCCATCGCTAAAATGAACGGTTTCACAGATGAACAGATTATTGAGATAAGAAAAGCAGATGTTTCATTTGACTCAAAATTAGATGCATTGGCGAAGATAGTACAATCTATTGCTGAAAATAAAGGAGCGATTTCTGATGAAATAAAAGAAAACTTTTTTAAAGAAGGGTATACAAAGGGAAGTCTCGTAGATGTAATTGTTTTAACAGGCGATAAAATAATAACCAATTATCTTTTTGCAGCCACTGAAGTTCCCATCGACTGGCCTTTGGCAAAAGCAATTTAA